A stretch of the Elephas maximus indicus isolate mEleMax1 chromosome 3, mEleMax1 primary haplotype, whole genome shotgun sequence genome encodes the following:
- the SLC25A34 gene encoding solute carrier family 25 member 34 encodes MPLTRAQPAPGPEAMETVPPAVDLVLGASACCLACVFTNPLEVVKTRLQLQGELRARGTYPRLYRGFLASVTAVVRADGLWGLQKGLAAGLLYQGLMNGVRFYCYSLTCQAGLAQQPGGTVLAGAVAGALGAFVGSPAYLVKTQLQAQTVAAMAVGHQHHHQSILGALETIWRQQGLAGLWRGVGGAVPRVTVGSAAQLATFASAKAWVQEQQWLPEDSWLVALAGGMISSIAVAAVMTPFDVVSTRLYNQPVDRTGRGQLYGGLADCLAKIWRQEGPLALYKGLGPAYLRLGPHTILSMLFWDELRKLAGRAQQQGA; translated from the exons ATGCCCCTGACCCGGgcacagccggcccctggcccGGAGGCCATGGAGACGGTGCCCCCAGCTGTGGACCTGGTGCTGGGGGCCTCGGCCTGTTGCCTGGCCTGTGTCTTCACCAACCCTCTGGAGGTGGTGAAGACGCGGCTGCAGCTGCAGGGGGAGCTGCGGGCCCGGGGCACCTATCCGCGACTGTACCGTGGTTTTCTGGCCTCCGTGACCGCGGTGGTCCGCGCCGATGGGCTGTGGGGCCTGCAGAAGGGGTTGGCTGCCGGCCTCCTCTACCAGGGCCTCATGAACGGTGTCCGTTTCTACTGCTACAGCCTGACATGCCAGGCTGGCCTGGCCCAGCAGCCGGGTGGCACTGTGCTCGCGGGCGCCGTGGCGGGGGCCCTGGGAGCCTTCGTGGGGAGCCCTGCTTACCTG GTCAAGACGCAGCTGCAGGCCCAGACAGTGGCCGCCATGGCTGTGGGGCACCAGCACCATCACCAG AGCATCCTGGGTGCCCTGGAGACTATCTGGCGGCAGCAGGGCCTGGCAGGACTGTGGCGGGGTGTGGgtggggctgtgccccgtgtcACGGTGGGCTCAGCTGCCCAGCTGGCCACCTTCGCCTCTGCCAAGGCCTGGGTGCAGGAGCAACAG TGGCTCCCGGAGGACAGCTGGCTAGTGGCCCTGGCTGGGGGCATGATCAGCAGCATCGCTGTGGCCGCAGTCATGACACCCTTTGATGTGGTCAGCACGAGGCTGTACAATCAGCCCGTGGACAGAACTGGCAGG GGCCAGCTGTACGGGGGCCTTGCCGACTGCCTGGCGAAGATCTGGCGGCAGGAGGGCCCCCTGGCGCTCTACAAGGGTCTGGGCCCCGCCTACCTGCGCCTGGGCCCCCACACCATCCTCAGCATGCTCTTCTGGGATGAGCTCCGGAAACTGGCCGGGCGGGCCCAGCAGCAGGGTGCCTAG
- the TMEM82 gene encoding transmembrane protein 82 produces the protein MFSLLALPSWLPGLPSPEWGSSFLDSLLQGLIGACGVSILSSLLKVYFFVGCAKDPERWQPEKERLLAQWASLEMVHLTGLALILTVVGARVAALVVLEFSLRAISTLLSLGKGSQGTERLQLYLLCQYSLGCGLTCGLSFLQEGAPHRTLNLLLALGLAALLGSGARRLRRHVYRLYELHSSRHYCGVCLGLLAGAQDIPELLGRALAVAFAVGNLAAVALINRDFLTTSEAVRFWTPLTICYTLLVIYMQEEQRQHPSMQRQAQTVLVRMGGLFVLLLTVGRWLDLLGILFSLLGELWCLAGARTLLHLSQIQDFPSQSPSVSVPSRPLPSAAAQPRRTAAS, from the exons ATGTTCTCCCTGCTGGCCCTCCCCTCCTGGCTCCCTGGCCTCCCCTCCCCTGAGTGGGGCTCCAGCTTCCTGGACTCCCTTCTGCAAG GCCTCATCGGGGCCTGCGGAGTCTCCATCCTGAGCAGCCTCCTGAAGGTTTATTTCTTCGTGGGCTGTGCCAA GGACCCTGAGCGGTGGCAGCCTGAAAAGGAGCGGCTGCTGGCCCAGTGGGCCTCGCTGGAGATGGTGCACCTGACGGGGCTGGCCTTGATCCTGACCGTTGTGGGGGCCCGGGTAGCCGCCCTGGTGGTGCTTGAGTTCTCCCTCCGGGCCATCTCCACCCTGCTGTCTCTGGGCAAG GGCTCACAGGGCACCGAGAGGCTGCAGCTCTACCTGCTGTGCCAGTACTCGCTGGGCTGTGGTCTGACCTGTGGCCTGAGCTTCCTGCAGGAGGGCGCCCCTCACCGCACACTGAACCTGCTGCTGGCCCTCGGCCTGGCTGCACTGCTTGGCTCAGGGGCCCGGCGCCTGCGCCGCCATGTCTACCGCCTCTACGAGCTGCACAGCAGCCGGCATTACTGTGGGGTGTGCCTGGGCCTGCTGGCTGGCGCACAGGACATCCCTGAGCTGCTGGGCCGGGCTCTGGCCGTGGCCTTTGCTGTGGGCAACCTGGCAGCTGTGGCCCTCATCAACCGGGACTTCCTGACCACCTCTGAGGCCGTGCGCTTCTGGACGCCGCTCACCATCTGCTATACACTGCTGGTCATCTACATGCAGG AGGAGCAGCGGCAGCACCCCAGCATGCAAAGGCAGGCGCAGACGGTGCTGGTGCGCATGGGTGGCCTCTTTGTGCTGCTGCTGACCGTGGGCCGCTGGCTGGACCTCCTGGGCATCCTCTTCTCTCTGCTGGGCGAGCTCTGGTGCCTGGCAGGCGCCCGCACCCTGCTCCACCTTAGTCAGATACAG GATTTTCCATCCCAGAGTCCTTCTGTGTCAGTGCCAAGTAGGCCCCTGCCATCAGCAGCTGCCCAGCCACGGCGCACGGCCGCCTCCTGA
- the PLEKHM2 gene encoding pleckstrin homology domain-containing family M member 2: protein MEPREVKDRILENISLSVKKLQSYFAACEDETPAIRNHDKVLQRLCEHLDHALLYGLQDLSSGYWVLVVHFTRREAIKQIEVLQHVATNLGRSRAWLYLALNENSLESYLRLFQENLGLLHKYYVKNALVCSHDHLTLFLTLVSGLEFIRFDLDLDAPYLDLAPYMPDYYKPQYLLDFEDRLPSSVHGSDSLSLNSFNSVTSTNLEWDDSAIAPSSEDYDFGDVFPAVPSVPSTDWEDGDLTDTVSGPRSTASDLTSSKASTKSPTQRHNPFNEDQGEGMSSSDTTPVHTASLEKEESQALDLPEACTELEVIRVTKKKKIGKKKKTKSDEEASPLHPASTQQKCSRPGDGPGHRQDSSDTTLASPLEEGEGPSSAAESSECAELGHMGLLIPAMKDTSMERLGQPLSKVIDQLNGQLDPSTWHSQAQHPDQSFRTGSPGDTPERPPFCDFSEGLPAPMDFYRFTIESPSTAASGGGHHDPAGPGQPLHVPGSPAAAGQEEEGGGEGQAPRPLENTQGEARELQTQELETQLSLVSKGPVREPEPGTQEALCRLKQDQPSPCLSSAEDSGVDEGQGSPSEMIHSSEFRVDNNHLLLLMIHVFRENEEQLFKMIQMSTGHMEGNLQLLYVLLTDCYVYLLRKGATEKPYLVEEAVSYNELDYVSVGLDQQTVKLVCTNRRKQFLLDTADVTLAEFFLASLKSAMIKGCREPPYPSILTDATMEKLALAKFVAQESKCEASAVTVRFYGLVHWEDPMDESLGPVPGHFSPLEGAITKEGMLHYKAGTSYLGKEHWKTCFVVLSNGILYQYPDRTDVIPLLSVNMGGEQCGGCRRSNTTDRPHAFQVILADRPCLELSANSEAEMADWMQHLCQAVSKGVIPQGVAPSPCIPCCLVITDDCLFTCHEDCQTSFFRSLGTARLADISTACSEPGKEYCVLEFSQDSQQLLPPWVIYLSCPSELDRFLSALGAAWKTIYQVDLPHKAIQEASTQKKFEDALSLIHSAWQRSDSLCRGRASRDPWC from the exons cTTCAGAGCTACTTTGCTGCCTGTGAGGATGAGACCCCAGCCATCCGGAACCATGATAAGGTTTTGCAGCGTCTATGTGAGCACTTGGACCATGCCCTGCTCTACGG ACTGCAGGACCTCTCATCTGGCTACTGGGTGCTCGTGGTGCATTTCACCCGGAGAGAGGCCATCAAACAGATTGAGGTGCTGCAGCACGTGGCCACCAACCTGGGGCGCA GCCGGGCCTGGCTGTACCTGGCTCTCAACGAGAACTCGTTGGAGAGCTACCTGCGGCTGTTCCAGGAGAATCTGGGCCTGCTGCATAAGTACTATGTCAA GAACGCCCTGGTCTGCAGCCATGATCACCTGACACTCTTCCTGACCTTGGTGTCTGGGCTGGAGTTCATTCGGTTCGACCTGGATCTG GATGCCCCTTACTTGGACCTGGCCCCCTACATGCCTGACTACTATAAACCTCAGTACCTGCTGGACTTTGAAGACCGCCTTCCTAGCTCAGTCCATGGCTCAGACAGCCTGTCCCTCAACTCCTTCAACTCTGTCACATCCACCAACCTGGAGTGGGACGACAGTGCAATTGCCCCATCCAGTGAGG ATTATGATTTTGGAGATGTGTTTCCAGCAGTGCCGTCTGTACCCAGCACAGACTGGGAAG ATGGAGACCTCACAGACACTGTCAGTGGCCCCCGCTCCACGGCCTCAGACCTGACCAGCAGCAAGGCTTCCACCAAGAGTCCCACCCAGCGCCACAACCCCTTCAATGAGGACCAGGGAGAGGGCATGTCCTCCTCTGACACCACCCCTGTGCACACcgcctccctggagaaggaggagTCCCAAGCCCTGGACCTGCCCGAGGCCTGTACCGAGCTCGAAGTCATCAG GGTcaccaagaagaagaaaattggcaagaaaaagaaaaccaaatctgATGAGGAAGCAAGTCCTCTACACCCAGCCTCCACCCAGCAGAAATGCAGCAGGCCTGGGGATGGCCCAGGCCACCGGCAGGACTCATCAGACACTACCCTGGCCTCGCCCCTGGAGGAGGGTGAGGGGCCCAGCAGTGCAGCTGAGAGCAGCGAGTGTGCAGAGCTTGGCCACATGGGCCTGCTCATCCCTGCAATGAAGGACACCTCCATGGAGCGCCTGGGGCAGCCTCTGAGTAAGGTCATTGACCAGCTCAATGGGCAGCTGGACCCCAGCACCTGGCACTCCCAAGCACAGCACCCGGACCAGTCCTTTCGGACCGGCTCTCCCGGGGATACCCCGGAGAGGCCGCCATTTTGCGACTTTAGTGAGGGGCTTCCAGCCCCCATGGACTTCTACCGCTTTACCATTGAGAGTCCAAGCACTGCTGCATCAGGTGGTGGCCACCATGACCCTGCAGGGCCTGGCCAACCGCTACATGTTCCTGGTAGCCCTGCGGCTGCTGGCcaagaagaggagggaggaggagagggacagGCACCTCGACCCTTAGAGAACACCCAGGGGGAGGCTCGGGAGCTGCAGACCCAGGAACTAGAGACCCAGTTGTCACTGGTCAGTAAGGGACCGGTGCGTGAGCCAGAGCCTGGGACCCAGGAGGCTCTCTGCCGGCTTAAGCAAGACCAGCCTAGCCCGTGTCTGAGCAGCGCAGAGGACTCTGGGGTGGATGAAGGGCAGGGGAGCCCTTCTGAGATGATCCACTCATCAGAGTTCAG AGTAGACAACAATCACTTGCTCCTGCTGATGATCCATGTGTTTCGAGAAAACGAAGAGCAGCTGTTCAAA ATGATCCAGATGAGCACGGGGCACATGGAGGGCAACCTGCAGCTGTTGTACGTGCTGCTCACAGACTGCTACGTCTATCTGCTCCGCAAAG GGGCCACAGAGAAGCCATACCTGGTGGAAGAAGCCGTTTCTTACAATGAACTTGACTACGTGTCG GTTGGCCTTGACCAGCAGACGGTGAAGCTAGTGTGCACCAACCGCAGGAAGCAGTTTCTGCTGGACACAGCTGACGTGACCCTGGCTGA GTTCTTTTTGGCTTCTTTGAAGTCAGCCATGATCAAAGGCTGCCGGGAACCACCCTACCCCAGCATCCTGACCGATGCCACCATGGAGAAGCTGGCCCTGGCTAAATTTGTGGCCCAGGAATCTAAGTGTGAG GCATCTGCTGTTACCGTGCGCTTCTACGGGCTTGTGCACTGGGAGGACCCCATGGACGAGTCCTTGGGCCCTGTCCCCGGCCACTTCTCACCCCTCGAGGGCGccatcaccaaagaaggcatGTTGCATTACAAGGCTGGTACCTCCTACCTGGGCAAGGAACACTGGAAGACCTGCTTCGTGGTGCTCAG CAATGGGATCCTCTACCAGTATCCAGACCGCACTGATGTCATCCCTCTGCTCTCGGTGAACATGGG GGGAGAGCAGTGCGGTGGCTGCAGGAGGTCCAACACCACGGATCGGCCCCACGCCTTCCAGGTCATCCTCGCTGACCGGCCCTGCCTGGAGCTCAGCGCCAACAGCGAGGCTGAGATGGCTGACTGGATGCAACACCTCTGTCAGGCCGTGTCCAAGGGG GTCATCCCCCAGGGGGTAGCACCCAGCCCCTGTATTCCCTGCTGCCTGGTCATCACCGATGACTGCCTCTTCACATGCCACGAGGATTGCCAGACCAGCTTCTTCCGCTCCCTGGGCACAGCCAGGCTGGCCGACATCAGCACCGCGTGCTCAGAGCCGGGCAAGGAGTACTGTGTCCTG GAGTTCTCCCAGGACAGCCAGCAGCTCCTCCCACCCTGGGTCATCTACCTGAGCTGCCCTTCTGAACTGGACCGATTCCTATCTGCATTGGGTGCTGCATGGAAGACCATCTACCAG GTGGACCTCCCACACAAGGCCATCCAGGAAGCCTCCACCCAGAAGAAATTCGAGGACGCCCTGAGCCTCATCCACAGCGCCTGGCAGCGAAGTGACAGCCTGTGCCGTGGCAGAGCCTCCCGGGACCCCTGGTGCTGA